A region from the Gavia stellata isolate bGavSte3 chromosome 2, bGavSte3.hap2, whole genome shotgun sequence genome encodes:
- the HLX gene encoding H2.0-like homeobox protein, with protein sequence MYTAGLAPFYASNFSLWSAAYCSASGPAAGGCFPLDAAAAKKPSFCIADILHAGGEAAGGPADSLPGGPGTGMPAALGAVHHGGPFHATASPLRPTPVVAPDAPAAAFPPRLSPLSAAYHSHHHRPPQHRSPAAAAAAAAAAAGGGGGPAPARLPGGHTHGSAPAPASKDLKFGIDRILSAEFDPKVKEGNTLRDLTSLLTTSRQTGVHLPNLQPSAGQFFASLDPINEASAILGPLNTNPRSSVQHQFQDTFPGPYAVLTKDTLPQTYKRKRSWSRAVFSNLQRKGLEKRFEIQKYVTKPDRKQLAAMLGLTDAQVKVWFQNRRMKWRHSKEAQAQKDKEPPPEPEPEPAAQRAGGPPAAAGEPERSPSRSEGDSDSSDADSLDMAPSDTERTEGAERSLPAAGLGKSSGSTGLPSPPPPPAAAASPEPRSGL encoded by the exons ATGTACACGGCCGGGCTGGCTCCTTTCTACGCCTCCAACTTCAGCTTGTGGTCAGCGGCGTACTGCTCGGCATCGGGGCCGGCAGCCGGCGGCTGCTTCCCGCTGGACGCCGCGGCGGCCAAGAAGCCGTCCTTCTGCATCGCCGACATCCTCCACGCCGGCGGCGAGGCGGCGGGAGGACCCGCCGACAGCCTGCCCGGAGGGCCCGGCACCGGGATGCCGGCGGCCTTGGGAGCCGTCCACCACGGCGGTCCCTTCCACGCCACCGCCTCGCCGCTCCGGCCCACGCCCGTCGTGGCCCCCGacgcccccgccgccgccttccCGCCGCGCCTCTCGCCGCTCTCCGCCGCCTACCACTCCCACCACCACCGCCCCCCGCAGCACCGgtcccccgccgcggcggcggcggcggcggcggcggcggcgggcggcggaggcggcccggcccccgcccggcTGCCGGGCGGCCACACGCACGGCTCGGCGCCGGCGCCCGCCAGCAAGGACCTGAAATTCGGCATCGACCGCATTTTGTCGGCGGAGTTTGACCCCAAAGTCAAGGAAGGCAACACGCTGAGAG ATCTGACCTCCTTATTAACTACCAGCCGCCAAACTGGGGTTCATCTCCCCAACTTGCAGCCTTCCGCCGGCCAGTTCTTCGCGTCTCTAGACCCCATTAACGAGGCCTCTGCTATTCTGGGTCCCTTAAACACAAACCCAAGGAGCTCAGTTCAGCACCAGTTTCAAGACACTTTTCCAG gtCCGTACGCAGTTTTAACCAAGGACACGCTGCCCCAGACGTACAAGAGGAAACGCTCCTGGTCCAGGGCTGTTTTTTCCAACCTGCAGAGGAAAGGTTTAGAAAAACGGTTCGAAATTCAGAAATACGTCACCAAACCGGACAGAAAGCAACTGGCGGCGATGCTGGGGCTGACAGATGCTCAA GTGAAGGTGTGGTTCCAGAACCGGCGGATGAAGTGGCGGCACTCCAAGGAGGCGCAGGCCCAGAAGGACAAGGAGCCGCCGCCGGAGCCGGAACCGGAGCCGGCGGCCCAGCGAGCCggggggccgcccgccgccgccggggagcCCGAGCGCAGCCCCAGCCGCTCCGAGGGCGACAGCGACAGCAGCGACGCCGACTCCCTCGACATGGCGCCCAGCGACACGGAACGGACTGAGGGCGCCGAGCGGAGcctgcccgccgccgggctcggcAAGTCCTCCGGCAGCACCGGcctgccctccccgccgccgccgcccgccgccgccgccagccccgaGCCGCGGAGCGGCCTATAg